Genomic segment of Actinomycetota bacterium:
CGTGCTGCCGCTGTACCTGCAGGACACGTTCGGGATGGGCGCAGGGCTGCGGGGCGTGCTGCTCGGCCTGCCCGCGATCACGGCCACCGTCGTGGCCTTGAACCTCGGCCGCATCACCGCACGTCGGGGGCGGAGAGGCGTCGTGCGGGCATCGCTGGTCGTGTACGCGGTCGCGTTGGCGGCGCTCACGGCCGGCGCGAGCCTGATCGTGATCGTCCCGGCGCTCCTGGTGTTCGGGGCGGGTGAGGGGCTGCTGCTGCCGACCCTGCAGGACGCGGCCGCCGGTCACGCCCCGACCGAGTCACGCGGGACGGTCGTCGCGACCTTCGTCAGCGCGGCGAGGTTCGGTCAGACGGTCGGGCCGATCGGGGCGAGCGCGATGTACGACGACGTCGGGGCGCGGGCGACCTTCGCCGCCGGAGGCGTGCTCCTGACCGCGGCGCTCGCGACCATCGCGCCCCGCGCGGTCTCGCAGCCCGACGCCTCCGTCGAGCCCCGGGTCCCGCAGCGATGACGACGAGGTTGAAGAGTTGGGTACGCGTACACGTACTCAACGCTTCAACGCCGATCAGGTGGGGAGGTAGCGCTTGAGCTCGCGCTTGGCCAGCGACATCTCGTGGACCTCATCGGGTCCGTCGGCCATGCGCAGCGTCCGCGCGTGCACCCACATCATCGCGAGCGGCGTGTCGTCGGTGAACCCCATCGCCCCGTGCGCCTGGATGGCCTTGTCGATGACCCACTCGGCCATGGACGGGGCGACGATCTTGATCGCGCTGACCTCGACGCGCGCACCCTTGACGCCGACGGTGTCCATCAGCCAGGCGGTCTTCATGACGAGCAGGCGCGCCTGCTCGATGCGGACCCGTGCCTGCGCGATCCACTGCTGGATGACGCCCTGCCGGGCGAGCGGCTTGCCGAACGCCTCGCGCGCGATGACGCGTTCGCACATCAGGTCGAAGGCTCGCTCGGCCATCCCGATGAGCCGCATGCAGTGGTGGATGCGCCCCGGTCCGAGCCGAGCCTGCGCCAGGCCGAAGCCGCCTCCCTCCTCACCGATGAGGTTGGACACCGGGACGCGGACGTCCTCGAAAGCCAGCTCGGGATGGCCCCCCTTGGGGTCGAGCGCCCCGTAGACCGGCAGCTCACGCACGATGCGGACACCGGGGGTCTCCATCGGCACGAGCACGAAGCTCTGCTGGTGGTAGGGGTCGGCGTCGGGGTCGGTCTTGCCCATGAAGATGCAGATGGCGGCGTCGGCGTGGCCTGCTCCTGACGTGAA
This window contains:
- a CDS encoding acyl-CoA dehydrogenase family protein; this translates as MEFELSDRTKQLQEELADFMDASVYPAEPVYREQLEASGDRHATPPILAELKLEARKRGLWNLFLPNEKWGAGLTNREYAPLCEIMGRSPMLAPEACNCSAPDTGNMEILAEFGTPEQQERWLVPLLEGEIRSCFAMTEPDVASSDATNIQSRIERDGDDYVINGRKWFTSGAGHADAAICIFMGKTDPDADPYHQQSFVLVPMETPGVRIVRELPVYGALDPKGGHPELAFEDVRVPVSNLIGEEGGGFGLAQARLGPGRIHHCMRLIGMAERAFDLMCERVIAREAFGKPLARQGVIQQWIAQARVRIEQARLLVMKTAWLMDTVGVKGARVEVSAIKIVAPSMAEWVIDKAIQAHGAMGFTDDTPLAMMWVHARTLRMADGPDEVHEMSLAKRELKRYLPT